From Juglans regia cultivar Chandler chromosome 8, Walnut 2.0, whole genome shotgun sequence, the proteins below share one genomic window:
- the LOC109006172 gene encoding bifunctional nuclease 2 isoform X2: MLAPRLCVRSVFGSGTFADHTNASRSNSSSISSSIRFGFGAHRCRRPHPVLFVSCNSSRGSGASRSTNADDDSHHQFLEASLLLSETMLHYQMRKQGFQGDKKWKSPGQLTSFSIPGKKPQIGIDLIGEGLLHRFQSPTIFLKISCDGDFLLPIIVGEFAIEKLIESQWEDNNGDYPDQFQLFRDLVEKLGYERGKNDILSVDARPSDAINVAHRCKAPIYVSREIVLTDAIRIGYGMGRMRDAKPTYDVSLDSAADSPDVLSEELDLVKNMDLAVKEERYKDAAMWRDKLVKLRESIHEH; encoded by the exons ATGCTGGCACCTCGGCTCTGCGTCCGTTCAGTCTTCGGCTCCGGCACTTTCGCCGATCATACTAATGCGAGCCGCTCCAATTCTAGCTCCATCTCTAGCTCGATCAGGTTTGGTTTTGGTGCCCATCGCTGTCGTAGGCCCCATCCGGTCCTCTTCGTTTCTTGTAACTCTTCCCGCGGAAGCGGAGCCTCCAGATCCACCAATGCCGACGATGATAGCCACCACCAGTTTCTCGAAGCTTCTCTCCTCCTCTCAg AAACAATGTTGCATTACCAGATGCGGAAGCAAGGATTTCAAGGGGACAAGAAATGGAAATCCCCTGGTCAGTTGACCTCCTTTTCAATCCCAGGGAAAAAACCCCAAATTGGTATCGATTTAATCGGAGAGGGTCTTCTCCACCGCTTTCAGAGTCCTACAATCTTTCTCAAGATTTCTTGTGATGGAGATTTTCTTCTACCAATTATTGTAG GGGAATTTGCTATTGAAAAACTTATAGAGTCACAATGGGAAGATAATAATGGA GATTACCCAGATCAGTTCCAGCTTTTCAGAGATCTTGTGGAAAAGCTTGGCTATGAA CGTGGAAAAAATGACATTCTTAGTGTGGATGCACGTCCCTCAGATGCCATAAATGTGGCACATAGATGTAAG GCACCAATATATGTAAGTAGAGAAATTGTCTTGACAGATGCTATTAGAATTGGTTATGGGATGGGAAGGATGCGTGATGCTAAGCCGACTTATGATGTATCTCTCGATAG TGCTGCAGATAGTCCAGATGTACTATCTGAGGAACTTGATTTGGTGAAGAATATGGATTTGGCTGTCAAAGAAGAAAGGTACAAGGATGCAG CCATGTGGCGAGACAAACTAGTGAAACTTCGTGAGTCAATACATGAACATTAA
- the LOC109006172 gene encoding bifunctional nuclease 2 isoform X1, with translation MLAPRLCVRSVFGSGTFADHTNASRSNSSSISSSIRFGFGAHRCRRPHPVLFVSCNSSRGSGASRSTNADDDSHHQFLEASLLLSETMLHYQMRKQGFQGDKKWKSPGQLTSFSIPGKKPQIGIDLIGEGLLHRFQSPTIFLKISCDGDFLLPIIVGEFAIEKLIESQWEDNNGDYPDQFQLFRDLVEKLGYEVNMVKITERVINTYFARLYFSKRGKNDILSVDARPSDAINVAHRCKAPIYVSREIVLTDAIRIGYGMGRMRDAKPTYDVSLDSAADSPDVLSEELDLVKNMDLAVKEERYKDAAMWRDKLVKLRESIHEH, from the exons ATGCTGGCACCTCGGCTCTGCGTCCGTTCAGTCTTCGGCTCCGGCACTTTCGCCGATCATACTAATGCGAGCCGCTCCAATTCTAGCTCCATCTCTAGCTCGATCAGGTTTGGTTTTGGTGCCCATCGCTGTCGTAGGCCCCATCCGGTCCTCTTCGTTTCTTGTAACTCTTCCCGCGGAAGCGGAGCCTCCAGATCCACCAATGCCGACGATGATAGCCACCACCAGTTTCTCGAAGCTTCTCTCCTCCTCTCAg AAACAATGTTGCATTACCAGATGCGGAAGCAAGGATTTCAAGGGGACAAGAAATGGAAATCCCCTGGTCAGTTGACCTCCTTTTCAATCCCAGGGAAAAAACCCCAAATTGGTATCGATTTAATCGGAGAGGGTCTTCTCCACCGCTTTCAGAGTCCTACAATCTTTCTCAAGATTTCTTGTGATGGAGATTTTCTTCTACCAATTATTGTAG GGGAATTTGCTATTGAAAAACTTATAGAGTCACAATGGGAAGATAATAATGGA GATTACCCAGATCAGTTCCAGCTTTTCAGAGATCTTGTGGAAAAGCTTGGCTATGAA GTTAATATGGTGAAAATCACGGAAAGAGTGATTAATACTTACTTTGCCAGACTATATTTTAGCAAG CGTGGAAAAAATGACATTCTTAGTGTGGATGCACGTCCCTCAGATGCCATAAATGTGGCACATAGATGTAAG GCACCAATATATGTAAGTAGAGAAATTGTCTTGACAGATGCTATTAGAATTGGTTATGGGATGGGAAGGATGCGTGATGCTAAGCCGACTTATGATGTATCTCTCGATAG TGCTGCAGATAGTCCAGATGTACTATCTGAGGAACTTGATTTGGTGAAGAATATGGATTTGGCTGTCAAAGAAGAAAGGTACAAGGATGCAG CCATGTGGCGAGACAAACTAGTGAAACTTCGTGAGTCAATACATGAACATTAA